The Deltaproteobacteria bacterium genome window below encodes:
- the tolQ gene encoding protein TolQ, whose protein sequence is MVWSAGPMVKFVIFVLVLFSVVSWAIIGYKVMVLRKIEKESTAFHDLFWEKRQFAHVFNATKSYKHTPLAGIFSAAYNEITGLKKAADGGEWLRKEDLERFERILKKAMDSETAKLEYAVGFLATTGNTAPFIGLFGTVWGIMTSFRDIGAKGAANLAVVAPGISEALIATAIGLVAAIPAVMGYNHIQIRIGRIATEMGNFSSDIMNVLEKQAGKKG, encoded by the coding sequence ATGGTCTGGAGCGCCGGACCCATGGTCAAATTCGTGATCTTCGTCCTCGTCCTTTTCTCGGTCGTCTCGTGGGCGATCATAGGCTACAAGGTCATGGTCTTGAGGAAGATCGAAAAGGAATCTACCGCGTTCCACGACCTTTTCTGGGAAAAGCGCCAGTTCGCGCACGTCTTTAACGCGACCAAGAGCTACAAGCACACCCCGCTTGCAGGCATATTCTCCGCTGCCTATAACGAGATAACCGGCCTTAAAAAGGCGGCGGACGGCGGCGAGTGGCTCAGGAAAGAGGACCTCGAAAGGTTCGAGAGGATACTCAAGAAGGCCATGGACTCGGAGACGGCCAAGCTCGAGTACGCCGTCGGGTTCCTGGCCACTACCGGCAATACCGCACCCTTCATCGGCCTTTTCGGCACCGTCTGGGGCATAATGACCTCGTTCAGGGACATAGGTGCCAAGGGCGCGGCCAACCTCGCGGTCGTCGCGCCCGGCATCTCCGAGGCCCTTATCGCGACCGCGATAGGCCTCGTTGCCGCGATTCCGGCGGTTATGGGTTATAATCACATACAGATCAGGATAGGGCGCATCGCAACCGAGATGGGCAACTTTTCGTCGGATATAATGAACGTCCTGGAGAAACAGGCGGGCAAAAAGGGTTAG
- a CDS encoding PAS domain S-box protein, which produces MKRTGKKAILIVEGSAPEALSLKSMLGKNGYDTLVARNGREAIETARKKRPAIVLSEVVLPDMDGLSVCRELKADPALSGVPVVLVTELSDLEDILKGLDCGADGYITRPFNPEFVLSRISSLLSNGPLVQNNRDEKRMELEYCGRHFSVNAGRAQTVRFLLSTYENAVLQNRELCRAQEELKLLNERLEDMVRERTSELSAEVLERKAAELALRVSEERFRAVLETASDAIICLGPQDRIYIWNRKAEEMFGYPASEAVGSEMHGLIVPERYREKARKRLNDFFRSGNGDMLGRTVEVKAMRRDGTELPVEVSLAAFSLEGKWNVVGIIRDITARKLLEEELRRNIEDLERMNRLMVGRELRMEELREEVRRLRDRVRELDDGPRGGIHGTQ; this is translated from the coding sequence ATGAAGAGAACCGGCAAAAAAGCGATCCTGATAGTGGAGGGCAGCGCCCCGGAGGCGCTTTCCCTGAAATCCATGCTCGGCAAAAATGGATATGACACGCTTGTCGCGCGGAACGGGAGAGAGGCCATTGAGACCGCGAGAAAGAAAAGGCCGGCCATTGTCCTGAGCGAGGTGGTCCTGCCTGACATGGACGGGTTGAGCGTCTGCAGGGAACTAAAGGCAGATCCCGCGCTAAGCGGCGTCCCTGTCGTGCTCGTCACGGAGCTTTCGGACCTTGAGGACATATTGAAAGGCCTGGACTGCGGGGCAGACGGGTACATAACCAGGCCCTTCAACCCGGAGTTCGTGCTCTCAAGGATATCGTCGCTCCTTTCAAACGGGCCCCTGGTGCAGAACAACCGCGATGAAAAGAGGATGGAATTGGAGTACTGCGGCAGGCATTTCTCCGTGAACGCCGGAAGGGCCCAGACCGTGAGGTTTCTCCTTTCCACATACGAGAACGCGGTATTGCAGAATAGAGAGCTCTGCAGGGCCCAGGAGGAGCTTAAGCTCCTTAACGAGAGGCTCGAGGACATGGTGCGGGAGAGGACCTCGGAGCTTAGCGCCGAGGTCCTCGAACGGAAGGCGGCGGAGCTGGCCCTCAGGGTAAGCGAGGAGAGGTTCAGGGCCGTGCTTGAGACGGCGAGCGACGCCATCATCTGCCTCGGCCCGCAGGACAGGATATATATCTGGAACCGGAAGGCCGAGGAGATGTTCGGCTATCCGGCTTCCGAGGCCGTGGGGAGCGAGATGCACGGGCTCATCGTGCCGGAGCGGTACAGGGAAAAGGCGCGGAAGCGCCTTAATGATTTCTTCAGGTCAGGCAACGGCGATATGCTGGGCCGGACCGTCGAGGTCAAAGCCATGCGGCGCGACGGCACGGAGTTGCCGGTAGAGGTCTCGCTGGCCGCGTTCAGCCTGGAGGGGAAATGGAACGTCGTAGGCATAATCAGGGACATAACCGCGCGTAAACTCCTCGAAGAGGAGCTGAGGCGGAATATCGAGGACCTTGAGAGGATGAACCGGCTCATGGTTGGAAGGGAGCTCAGGATGGAGGAGCTGAGGGAGGAGGTGAGGAGGCTCCGTGACCGGGTGAGGGAGCTCGATGACGGGCCTCGTGGCGGCATTCATGGAACGCAATGA
- a CDS encoding abortive infection family protein: protein MNISEATRRDIIDTLSIENVQWAGRLEEPDFLSRLFDLKSMSSTDRRFNDAYGDIWQHRVNNPYDWPADWIFYDSRFNFLHCDDDLFLRFLCETIHPVVRTDPEEIERLRQGYNLLLNKDGFEIIPKTQMAGRSVFVARQIQLRADTTIASLKETFYGADTSYVLGQITRMESAVENDPSLAIGTAKELVETICKTILNERGLVFEESIDLPKLVKLTAKELKLTPEDIPDKAKASDSIKRLLSNLATITNGIAELRNSYGTGHGKVARSKGLGSRHAKLAVGAASTLAVFLVETHNEKGI from the coding sequence ATGAACATATCTGAAGCAACTAGAAGAGATATTATTGATACCCTCAGCATAGAAAATGTACAGTGGGCTGGCCGCTTGGAAGAGCCAGATTTTCTTTCGCGCTTATTCGATCTCAAATCAATGTCATCAACTGACAGACGATTCAACGATGCTTACGGTGATATATGGCAACACAGAGTTAACAATCCTTACGATTGGCCTGCTGATTGGATATTCTATGATTCACGTTTCAATTTTTTACATTGCGATGACGACTTGTTCTTGCGCTTTCTATGTGAAACTATTCACCCAGTTGTAAGAACCGATCCCGAAGAAATAGAGAGACTTAGACAGGGATATAATCTCTTACTTAATAAAGATGGTTTTGAAATTATTCCGAAAACACAGATGGCTGGACGTTCTGTTTTTGTTGCGAGACAAATTCAGCTTAGAGCTGATACTACGATTGCCTCCCTTAAGGAGACGTTCTATGGTGCAGATACAAGCTACGTACTTGGTCAGATAACTAGAATGGAAAGCGCTGTGGAGAATGATCCGAGCCTAGCCATAGGCACAGCAAAAGAACTCGTAGAAACTATATGCAAAACAATACTAAATGAACGTGGTCTAGTTTTTGAAGAGTCCATTGATTTACCTAAGCTAGTAAAACTAACCGCCAAGGAACTTAAGCTCACACCTGAAGACATTCCTGATAAGGCTAAAGCGTCTGATAGCATCAAACGGTTGCTAAGCAATCTGGCCACAATTACCAATGGGATAGCTGAATTGAGAAATAGCTATGGCACCGGCCATGGCAAAGTAGCCCGCTCAAAAGGACTCGGCTCACGCCATGCAAAATTGGCAGTAGGCGCTGCGTCAACATTGGCAGTATTTTTAGTCGAAACACATAACGAGAAGGGCATATAA
- a CDS encoding vitamin B12-dependent ribonucleotide reductase, whose product MDSDIYSRLLTAETAAKASKRAGAHAKPRIEVNENGRRVLEKRYLKRDALGNPVETIEEMFWRVSSNIAEAERFFDPDANVEAVADEFYKMMASLEFLPNSPTLMNAGRELQQLSACFVLPVEDSMESIFEAVKHTALIHKSGGGTGFSFSRLRPSGDSVGSTSGISSGPISFMTVFDSATEAIKQGGTRRGANMGILRVDHPDIMNFITCKEDNSKLNNFNISVSLTEDFMKAVEEDGEFELKNPRDGKPVGMLRAREVFDKIVKMAWKNGDPGIIYIDSMNADNPTPHVGQIESTNPCGEQPLLPYESCNLGSINLSRMVVKGEEGSEFDWARLEETVKKSVHFLDNVIEMNKYPIEQIEKVTKSNRKIGLGVMGFADLLIRLGIPYNSEEAISLAEEIMSFIQKKGRQASRDLATERGTFPNFKGSIYDGKGKPPRNATVTTIAPTGTISIIAGCSSGIEPLFALAFTRNVMEGTELLEVNPLFEEYAKEMGFDSPEIMKEVANKGTLHDVEGIPDEAKRVFTTAHDISPEWHIKMQAAFQKYTDNAVSKTVNFPNEATEDDVASAYLLAYKLGCKGITVYRDGSRDVQVLTKGSEKQAKAEAAVEANIAEQAPAIEHAARPKPRGEVAFGITRKIKTGCGNLYITINEDEEGRPFEIFTQIGKAGGCVASQCEAMGRMTSLALRSGVEPHEIVKQMRGISCHLPVGFGAGRVMSCADAMAQAMDWYLGYKRQTGCITADRDALNTLPKQFTMGPEVFKRGACPDCGSAVEHSDGCLVCRGCGYSECG is encoded by the coding sequence ATGGACAGTGACATCTACAGCCGCTTATTGACCGCCGAGACGGCCGCTAAGGCATCGAAACGGGCTGGCGCCCATGCAAAGCCCCGGATAGAGGTGAACGAGAACGGGCGGAGGGTCCTTGAGAAGAGATACCTTAAAAGGGACGCCCTCGGGAACCCCGTAGAGACGATTGAGGAGATGTTCTGGCGCGTGAGCTCGAACATAGCCGAGGCCGAGAGGTTCTTCGACCCTGACGCAAACGTCGAGGCCGTGGCGGACGAGTTCTATAAGATGATGGCCTCCCTCGAGTTCCTGCCAAACTCCCCGACCCTCATGAACGCGGGCAGGGAGCTTCAGCAGCTGTCGGCCTGCTTCGTCCTCCCGGTCGAGGATTCGATGGAGTCCATCTTCGAGGCCGTTAAGCACACGGCCCTCATACACAAGTCCGGCGGCGGCACCGGGTTTTCATTTTCGCGGCTCCGCCCCTCAGGGGATTCTGTAGGCTCCACCTCCGGAATTTCCTCCGGCCCCATATCTTTCATGACCGTCTTTGACAGCGCAACCGAAGCCATAAAGCAGGGCGGCACGAGAAGGGGCGCGAACATGGGCATACTCCGGGTAGACCACCCGGACATCATGAACTTCATTACCTGCAAGGAGGACAACTCCAAGCTCAACAACTTCAACATCTCCGTGAGCCTCACCGAGGACTTCATGAAGGCTGTCGAGGAGGACGGAGAATTTGAGCTAAAGAACCCGAGGGACGGGAAGCCGGTCGGCATGCTCAGGGCCCGCGAGGTCTTCGATAAGATTGTCAAGATGGCCTGGAAAAACGGCGACCCAGGCATCATATACATAGACAGCATGAACGCCGACAACCCCACCCCGCACGTGGGGCAGATAGAATCCACGAACCCCTGCGGCGAGCAGCCTCTTCTCCCCTACGAGTCATGCAACCTGGGCTCCATAAACCTGAGCCGCATGGTCGTAAAGGGCGAAGAAGGCTCCGAGTTCGACTGGGCCCGGCTCGAGGAGACGGTAAAGAAGTCCGTACACTTCCTTGACAACGTCATAGAGATGAACAAGTACCCCATAGAGCAGATCGAGAAGGTCACGAAATCCAACAGGAAGATAGGCCTCGGCGTAATGGGCTTTGCAGACCTCCTTATCCGCTTAGGCATCCCGTACAACTCCGAAGAGGCCATCTCCCTTGCCGAGGAGATAATGTCCTTCATACAGAAGAAGGGCAGGCAGGCGTCCAGGGACCTGGCAACGGAAAGAGGGACCTTCCCCAACTTCAAGGGTTCCATATACGATGGCAAAGGCAAGCCCCCGAGGAACGCGACCGTAACGACCATCGCGCCGACCGGCACCATCTCCATCATCGCGGGCTGTTCGTCGGGCATAGAGCCCCTCTTCGCGCTCGCCTTCACGAGGAACGTCATGGAAGGGACCGAGCTCCTGGAGGTGAACCCGCTATTCGAGGAGTACGCCAAAGAGATGGGCTTTGACAGCCCGGAGATCATGAAGGAGGTCGCGAACAAAGGCACCCTCCACGACGTCGAGGGCATCCCGGACGAGGCGAAGCGGGTCTTCACGACCGCGCACGACATCTCGCCTGAATGGCACATAAAGATGCAGGCCGCGTTCCAGAAATATACCGATAACGCCGTCTCCAAGACCGTGAACTTCCCGAACGAGGCGACCGAGGATGATGTCGCGTCCGCCTATCTCCTGGCCTACAAGCTCGGCTGCAAGGGCATCACCGTCTACAGGGACGGCTCAAGGGACGTGCAGGTCCTCACAAAGGGGAGCGAGAAGCAGGCAAAGGCCGAGGCGGCCGTTGAAGCCAATATAGCCGAGCAGGCCCCGGCCATCGAGCACGCCGCGAGGCCCAAGCCCAGGGGCGAGGTGGCCTTCGGCATAACCCGGAAGATAAAGACCGGCTGCGGCAACCTCTACATCACCATAAACGAGGACGAGGAAGGCAGGCCCTTCGAGATATTCACCCAGATAGGAAAGGCCGGAGGGTGCGTGGCCTCCCAGTGCGAGGCCATGGGCAGAATGACCTCGCTTGCGCTCCGTAGCGGCGTGGAGCCCCACGAGATAGTGAAGCAGATGCGCGGCATAAGCTGCCACCTGCCCGTGGGCTTCGGCGCGGGCAGGGTCATGTCCTGCGCCGACGCGATGGCCCAGGCGATGGACTGGTACCTCGGCTACAAGAGGCAGACCGGGTGCATAACCGCCGACAGGGACGCGCTGAACACGCTCCCAAAGCAGTTCACCATGGGCCCTGAGGTCTTCAAGCGCGGCGCGTGCCCTGACTGCGGAAGCGCCGTAGAGCACTCCGACGGGTGTCTGGTGTGCAGGGGGTGCGGGTACAGCGAGTGCGGCTAG
- the glmU gene encoding bifunctional UDP-N-acetylglucosamine diphosphorylase/glucosamine-1-phosphate N-acetyltransferase GlmU has protein sequence MRNLAAIVLAAGKGTRMKSKTPKVLHGIAGRPMLFYPLQLLKEMKAGKVLVVVGHGADGIRKAFEGEKAEFVLQKEQLGTGHAVMCALKELKGFEGDVLILSGDVPLIKKETLSGLVSLHGKGRRKAVLSLVTTVVDNPAGYGRIVRDEHGHITRIVEDKDASPLQKAIKEVNCGIYLAESEFLSKNIKKIGKNNAQGEYYLPDLVQLAVTQGGRVEALIAGEPVEVMGINNRVELARAEAHMRSKILETLMLSGVTVVDPAATYVDYGTTAGADTVIYPGTRITGGSSIGSGCVIEDNCIIESTEIGDGTVIKSSSVIEDSKIGKGVSVGPFARLRPGSSIGDQARVGNFVEIKKSAIGKGSKANHLSYIGDTTVGEGVNIGAGSITCNYDGVNKHRTVIEDGAFIGSDSQLVAPVTVGKGAYVGSGTTVTKDVPPGALVVTRAQEKVVEGWAERKKKAGGKG, from the coding sequence ATGAGGAATTTAGCGGCAATCGTGCTCGCCGCTGGCAAGGGCACGAGGATGAAATCCAAGACCCCCAAGGTCCTGCACGGCATAGCCGGCAGGCCTATGCTTTTTTATCCCCTGCAGCTCCTTAAGGAAATGAAGGCCGGAAAGGTCCTCGTGGTCGTGGGCCACGGCGCGGACGGGATACGGAAGGCCTTCGAGGGAGAGAAGGCCGAATTCGTCCTGCAGAAAGAGCAGCTCGGCACCGGGCACGCCGTAATGTGCGCGCTTAAGGAACTCAAGGGCTTCGAGGGCGACGTGCTCATCCTTTCCGGGGACGTGCCGCTCATCAAAAAAGAGACCCTCTCGGGGCTCGTAAGCCTTCATGGAAAGGGCAGGCGGAAGGCGGTTCTTTCGCTCGTTACGACAGTCGTCGATAACCCCGCCGGGTACGGGCGCATCGTACGGGACGAGCACGGCCATATCACGCGGATAGTCGAGGACAAGGACGCAAGCCCTCTCCAGAAGGCCATAAAAGAGGTGAACTGCGGCATTTACCTCGCGGAAAGCGAGTTCCTCTCAAAGAACATAAAAAAGATCGGGAAGAACAACGCCCAGGGCGAGTATTATCTGCCGGACCTCGTGCAGCTTGCCGTTACCCAGGGCGGGCGAGTCGAGGCCCTTATCGCCGGAGAACCGGTCGAGGTAATGGGAATAAACAACAGGGTCGAGCTTGCGAGGGCAGAGGCCCACATGCGCTCGAAGATACTCGAAACTCTCATGCTCTCGGGGGTGACGGTCGTGGATCCCGCAGCCACTTATGTCGATTACGGCACAACCGCCGGGGCTGATACCGTCATATACCCCGGCACGCGCATAACGGGCGGCAGCTCCATAGGCTCGGGCTGCGTAATCGAGGACAACTGCATAATAGAATCAACCGAGATAGGGGACGGGACAGTCATAAAGAGCTCGTCGGTAATAGAGGACTCGAAGATAGGAAAGGGCGTATCAGTCGGCCCGTTTGCTCGGCTGCGGCCCGGAAGCTCCATCGGCGACCAGGCCCGTGTGGGTAACTTCGTCGAGATAAAGAAGAGCGCCATCGGCAAGGGCAGCAAGGCCAACCACCTGAGCTACATAGGTGATACCACTGTCGGCGAGGGCGTGAACATAGGCGCTGGCTCTATAACCTGCAACTACGACGGCGTGAATAAGCACCGGACAGTCATCGAGGACGGCGCGTTCATAGGGAGCGATTCCCAGCTCGTCGCGCCGGTAACTGTCGGCAAAGGCGCGTATGTCGGCTCCGGAACGACTGTGACGAAAGACGTGCCTCCGGGCGCGCTCGTGGTAACGAGGGCGCAGGAGAAAGTCGTAGAGGGCTGGGCTGAGAGGAAAAAGAAGGCCGGGGGTAAAGGCTGA
- the glmS gene encoding glutamine--fructose-6-phosphate transaminase (isomerizing): MCGIVGYVGPKDSVGILMGGLKRLEYRGYDSSGLAVFKEGKIELRRSVGKLEKLEAELLKRPLMGNVGIGHTRWATHGRPSEQNAHPHIEGGVAVVHNGIIENYLTLKEELLKEGASFKSETDTEILSHLICREMKKGLDLAGAVRAAIKLVKGTYALAAICESEPGKVVGARMECPLILGIGERESILSSDIPAILDITREAVFLKDGEIVTITNDGAEITTFDGKKVDRQPSVINWSPVMAEKGGYRHFMLKEIFEQPRALTDTFRSLILEENGDVFLNGFDIPLDKIKRVYIVACGTSWHAGLVGRSLIEDFFRVPVEVDLASEFRYRNALIDEDCLVISISQSGETADTLAAIKEVRRCGGRTISICNVMESSLTRETDWSFMTHAGPEIGVASTKAFTTQLVALYLIALYMGRKSGRIGQEEGVALIQELVRLPKKVERVLDGASEIESLAKRYFHYRDFIYLGRGLNYPIALEGALKLKEISYIHAEGYAAGEMKHGPIALIDEDMPVVALAPRDASYPKMLGNIEEVKARGGRIIAVVTEGDTEAGTKADDIVAIPAASTYLTPVLMAVPLQLLAYHIAVLKGTDVDQPRNLAKSVTVE; this comes from the coding sequence ATGTGCGGTATCGTAGGATATGTCGGGCCGAAGGACTCGGTCGGGATACTCATGGGGGGATTGAAGCGCCTCGAATACCGGGGCTACGACTCCTCGGGCCTGGCCGTTTTCAAGGAAGGTAAAATAGAGCTACGGAGGAGCGTCGGTAAGCTTGAGAAGCTCGAGGCCGAGCTTTTAAAGAGGCCCCTTATGGGAAATGTGGGCATTGGCCACACGCGCTGGGCCACCCACGGCAGGCCCTCCGAGCAGAACGCGCACCCCCATATAGAGGGCGGCGTTGCGGTCGTCCATAACGGGATAATCGAGAACTACCTTACCCTCAAGGAAGAGCTCCTTAAGGAAGGCGCTAGCTTCAAGTCCGAGACGGACACCGAGATACTCAGCCACCTCATATGCCGCGAGATGAAAAAGGGGCTCGACCTTGCCGGGGCGGTGCGCGCCGCCATTAAGCTCGTGAAGGGCACCTACGCCCTGGCCGCAATATGCGAGAGCGAGCCGGGAAAGGTCGTGGGCGCAAGGATGGAGTGCCCCCTCATACTCGGCATCGGCGAGCGCGAGTCCATCCTCTCCTCCGACATACCGGCCATACTGGACATAACGAGGGAGGCCGTATTCCTTAAGGACGGCGAGATAGTCACCATCACGAACGACGGGGCCGAGATAACGACCTTTGACGGAAAGAAGGTAGACCGGCAGCCGAGCGTCATAAACTGGTCGCCCGTCATGGCAGAGAAGGGCGGGTACAGGCATTTCATGCTCAAGGAGATATTCGAGCAGCCGAGGGCCCTGACCGACACCTTCAGAAGCCTCATACTTGAAGAGAACGGAGACGTTTTCCTGAACGGCTTCGACATACCGCTCGACAAGATAAAGCGAGTGTACATAGTCGCCTGCGGAACCTCCTGGCACGCCGGGCTCGTGGGCAGGTCCCTTATCGAGGACTTCTTCAGGGTCCCGGTGGAAGTGGACCTCGCGAGCGAGTTCCGCTACAGGAACGCCCTCATCGACGAGGACTGCCTCGTCATATCCATATCGCAGTCGGGCGAGACGGCAGATACCCTCGCCGCGATCAAGGAGGTAAGGAGGTGCGGCGGAAGGACGATATCCATATGCAACGTCATGGAGTCGAGCCTTACGCGCGAGACCGACTGGTCGTTCATGACGCACGCTGGCCCCGAGATAGGCGTTGCCTCGACAAAGGCCTTCACGACCCAGCTCGTGGCCCTTTACCTCATAGCCCTATACATGGGAAGGAAATCGGGGAGGATAGGGCAGGAAGAGGGTGTGGCCCTCATACAGGAGCTCGTAAGGCTACCAAAGAAGGTCGAAAGGGTGCTCGACGGGGCATCGGAGATAGAATCGCTCGCCAAGAGGTATTTCCATTACAGGGACTTCATCTATCTCGGAAGGGGGCTTAACTACCCCATAGCGCTCGAAGGCGCGTTGAAGCTCAAGGAGATATCGTACATACACGCGGAGGGGTACGCGGCCGGGGAGATGAAGCACGGCCCCATCGCCCTCATAGACGAGGACATGCCGGTCGTGGCCCTTGCCCCGAGGGACGCGAGCTACCCGAAGATGCTCGGCAATATCGAGGAGGTCAAGGCGCGCGGGGGCCGCATAATCGCGGTCGTCACCGAGGGCGATACCGAAGCCGGGACAAAGGCGGACGACATCGTCGCAATACCGGCGGCATCGACCTATCTTACGCCGGTCCTCATGGCCGTGCCCCTTCAGCTCCTGGCCTATCATATAGCCGTACTCAAGGGCACTGATGTGGATCAGCCGAGAAATCTTGCAAAGAGCGTCACGGTAGAGTAG
- a CDS encoding DUF190 domain-containing protein, whose product MRLPEDAQSVRVFIGESDKFNGRPLYQAIVEEARGFGLAGATVLRGLMGFGVHSRLHTAKVLRISEDLPIIVELVDKAERIEAFLPVLDRMVGEGLITIEPVKVFAYRGRKAD is encoded by the coding sequence ATGCGGCTTCCGGAAGACGCGCAGTCAGTCAGGGTATTCATAGGCGAGAGCGATAAATTTAACGGCCGCCCCCTATACCAGGCCATAGTCGAGGAGGCGCGCGGCTTCGGCCTCGCGGGCGCGACGGTCTTAAGGGGGCTCATGGGCTTCGGGGTCCACAGCCGTCTCCATACGGCCAAGGTGCTCCGGATATCCGAGGACCTTCCGATAATAGTCGAGCTGGTCGACAAGGCCGAGCGCATAGAGGCCTTCCTTCCGGTCCTCGACAGGATGGTAGGCGAAGGGCTCATAACCATCGAGCCAGTAAAGGTATTCGCCTACAGGGGCCGGAAAGCGGACTAA
- a CDS encoding CrcB family protein has product MMTKLLLMAAAGAAGTLSRYFLGGIVQKLYGGPFPWGTFAVNISGTFFFGLVWALAENRLSFSGEVRAIVFIGFFGAFTTFSSLMFETGQLLRDSQWALAIGNIALQNVTGIIFLILGIAIGRLL; this is encoded by the coding sequence ATAATGACAAAGCTCCTCCTCATGGCGGCCGCCGGCGCGGCAGGCACTCTCTCACGTTATTTCCTCGGCGGTATCGTCCAGAAGCTCTACGGCGGACCATTCCCTTGGGGGACATTCGCCGTGAACATCAGCGGAACCTTCTTTTTCGGTCTCGTCTGGGCCCTTGCCGAGAACCGGCTCTCCTTTAGCGGCGAGGTGCGGGCAATCGTCTTCATCGGCTTTTTCGGCGCGTTCACGACCTTTTCGAGCCTCATGTTCGAGACAGGCCAGCTTTTAAGGGATTCCCAGTGGGCGCTTGCAATCGGGAACATCGCCCTTCAGAACGTTACGGGCATAATCTTTCTTATACTCGGCATTGCCATCGGCAGACTCCTTTGA